The genomic region AGCCTTTGAGGGTCAGTTCGCTGCCCAAATCAATAGTAACAACTGGTGCTGATGTGCCCTCCCGCTTATTGGTGTACCAATTATTGGGGTTCTCATCAATGAGTGCCTCTGCACCCTTCATATCACCAGAACTTACCGCTACTACCTTCCATTGCGTTTTAGGCACATCGAGGGTATAGGCGGCTACTTCACTGTATTTCTTAGTAGCTGGGTCGTAGGCTAGCGCTTTCAGCTGCGCGGGTTTCTCCACTGCAAAAGGAGCGGTATACGCCTTGCTCTGCACCGTTGGGGCACTGCCATCGGTGGTGTAGTAAATCGCAAGTCCTGCCTCATCGGTAGCGAGACTTACCACGCCCTCTTTGGTGCGCGTGAGCTGTGGTGCGGTGAGCAATGCAGGGGCATCATACGCCTTTAGTGCTACTACCTTAGGCTCGGCAATGGAGCTGAGCACTTTCAGCCGTACGGCTGTTGCTTCCACTGTTGGGAAGCGCAACACACGTTTATAGCCGATAGTGGTTTCTGTAGCGAGCTTTTGCCACTGTCCATCCTTTTGGTATAATACCTCAAAGCCGCTCACACGTTGCCCTTGGGTGATGTCCTCACCGAGCACCAAGCGATTGAGCTTAGTAGGTTTTGCAAATTGCAGGGTAAGCGCATTGTCCTTCTCACTCAACTTGCCCTTCACTTCATTGGCAAAATCGGCTGCGATCACCTGCTTAAACTCCATAAGGCGACGGGCGTCCACCTCTGGGATATGTCCGCGCCTATCGACAGGCAGATTGAGCAACAGGTTCGCATTACGCCCAATCGACTTATAGTAAATATCCACCAACGCCGCTACCGACTTCACTTGATGATCCTCTCTTGCGTGGTAATACCACCCTGGGCGAATAGAAACGTCAGCCTCTGCGGGCGTCCAATTCTTGCCATTAGGGTCGCCCTCTTGTAGGTGCCTGATGTGCTCCTTGCCGTAGGGCAGATCGTTAGGGGTGAAAGTAGCCCAATTGGTCTCACTGCCAAAGCCTTTTTCGTTGCCTATCCAGCGAATATCAGGTCCGTCATCACCAAAAATCACTGCCTTGGGTTGCAACTCGCGCACTATGGCATACGTCTTATCCCACTGGTAATAGGTCTTAGCATCAATAGTGCGGGTTTCGTTAGCACCCCCGTAATAGCCCGAACCACCATTGGCACCATCGAACCACACTTCAAAAATCTCACCGTAATTGGTGAGCAACTCGCGCAATTGGTTGTGGAAATAGCTGACATACTCAGGCTTGCCGTAATCCTTATGGTTGCGATCCCAAGGTGAGAGATAGACCCCAAACTTCAAGCCCTCGCGCTTGCAAGCCTCAGCGAGCTCTTTGACGATATCGCCCTTACCATTCTTATAGGGTGAATGCTTGATGGAGTGCTCGCCGTAAGCCGTTGGCCAAAGGCAGAAGCCATCGTGGTGCTTAGCGGTGATGATAACCCCCGTCATTCCTGCTTCTTTAATCACGTGAACCCATTGGTTCACATCGAGGTCAGTAGGGTTAAACAGCGCAGGGTCTTCGCCCCCTGTGCCCCACTCCATATCCGAAAACGTATTCATATTGAAGTGGATAAAAGCGTAATACTGCATAGCGTGCCACGCCACTTGTCGGGGGGCAGGCACTGTGATTTTCATCTCCGAAGAAGATGTACCTTTACAAGAAACTAACAACACAAATGTTAGTAATGATAAAAAACGGATAGTTTTCACGGTTCAATTCATTTAGTTAAAGAGAGGCAAAGATATAAAAAGTTTTTTGAATAATAAAATTTTGATAGTTCTTTACTTCACCCGTGAGAGGGTAATCCCGTCGCGGATGGGTAGAAGGACGGTCTCAAGGCGTGGGTCGTCCTTTAGTTTTTGGTTGTAGGCAAGCAGTGCTTGGGTGTGTTTATCGCTGGGTTTTACTTCTTCGACTACCTTGCCACTCCACAACACATTGTCCGAGAGGATGACCCCACCGCGGTTCATCTTCTCTATGATGAGGTCGAAATAGAGGGCGTAGTTGCGCTTATCGGCGTCGATAAACACCAAATCGAAGCGGTCGGTAAGGGTGGGAATGACGGTGGCTGCCTCGCCCAAGTGCTGAACGATTTGGGCTCCATAGCCACTGCGGTCGAAGAACTCGCGTTGTAGGTCTTGGAGTTCCTCCTTAATGTCGATGGTGTGCAGCGTGCCCCCTTGCTGTAATCCTTCGGCAAGGCAAAGGGTAGCATAGCCCGTATAGGTGCCTATCTCAAGGATGGTTTTTGGGGCAATGAGCTTTGAGATAAGGCTTAGGAAACGCCCTTGCAGGTGTCCACTGAGCATACGCGGTTGCAATACGCTTAGGTGGGTACGGCGACTGAGTTCGCTCAGCAAAGGTGGCTCGCTATCAGTGTGTTGTGAGGCGTAATCCTCTAAATCTTCAGATATAAAGTGCATTGACTTGTTATTTTTCGGCAAAAGTAAAAAGATTTTGGGAATAAGAAGCCTATTGTTCCCAAAAAAGTAGTATCTTTGCCAAGTTTTTAGGAGTTAGGGAGTAGGGAGTAACGGACAGCATACGGAACGAAAACGAATAGACAGTAGATATGAAAGCACTTGTAATTATCGACGTACAGAATGACTTTATGCCCAGCGGGGCTTTGCCTGTGCCTAAGGGCGATGAGGTGGTCGCTGCAATCAACCGTGAGCTACATAAGGATTACGCTACGGTAGTGGCTACGCAGGATTGGCACCCTGCTGACCATCTGAGTTTTGCTGCTAACCACAAGGGGAAGCAAGCCTTTGAGGTGATTGACTTAAACGGCATCGCACAGGTGTTGTGGCCTACGCATTGCGTGCAAGGAAGTCTTGGTGCAGCCCTTCACCCTGAGCTCGATACGCGCCCCATTGCGGCGATCTTCCGCAAGGGAATGCAGCGTGAGGTGGATAGTTATAGTGCCTTCTTCGACAACCAGCGGCAGCACCCCACGGGGCTTCACGGTTACTTGCAGGAGAAGGGCATCACCGAGCTTACTTTCTGCGGCTTGGCAGGCGACTATTGTGTGGCTTACAGCGTGAACGATGCGCTCTCATTAGGCTACAAAGTGCGGTTGCTCACTGAGGGCATCCGCGCCATCAACGCTGAGGACTTTGACCGCTACCGCAGGCAGTGGGGATTTTGAAGCCCGTGTTGCTAAATGAAATGCTACTTTACAGCTATATAAACTAATGAATTATCTAACTATGAGAGAGAATCTACCCTGTGCGTTAGCTCTGAAAGCTCA from Capnocytophaga haemolytica harbors:
- a CDS encoding alpha-L-fucosidase; amino-acid sequence: MRFLSLLTFVLLVSCKGTSSSEMKITVPAPRQVAWHAMQYYAFIHFNMNTFSDMEWGTGGEDPALFNPTDLDVNQWVHVIKEAGMTGVIITAKHHDGFCLWPTAYGEHSIKHSPYKNGKGDIVKELAEACKREGLKFGVYLSPWDRNHKDYGKPEYVSYFHNQLRELLTNYGEIFEVWFDGANGGSGYYGGANETRTIDAKTYYQWDKTYAIVRELQPKAVIFGDDGPDIRWIGNEKGFGSETNWATFTPNDLPYGKEHIRHLQEGDPNGKNWTPAEADVSIRPGWYYHAREDHQVKSVAALVDIYYKSIGRNANLLLNLPVDRRGHIPEVDARRLMEFKQVIAADFANEVKGKLSEKDNALTLQFAKPTKLNRLVLGEDITQGQRVSGFEVLYQKDGQWQKLATETTIGYKRVLRFPTVEATAVRLKVLSSIAEPKVVALKAYDAPALLTAPQLTRTKEGVVSLATDEAGLAIYYTTDGSAPTVQSKAYTAPFAVEKPAQLKALAYDPATKKYSEVAAYTLDVPKTQWKVVAVSSGDMKGAEALIDENPNNWYTNKREGTSAPVVTIDLGSELTLKGFTYLPSQDRWAEGTISHYTFEVSTDGQHFKKVSAGEFGNIKNNPIEQRIAFPAAKARYIRLTADKLVDEAKGASYGEIGVITQ
- a CDS encoding O-methyltransferase; the protein is MHFISEDLEDYASQHTDSEPPLLSELSRRTHLSVLQPRMLSGHLQGRFLSLISKLIAPKTILEIGTYTGYATLCLAEGLQQGGTLHTIDIKEELQDLQREFFDRSGYGAQIVQHLGEAATVIPTLTDRFDLVFIDADKRNYALYFDLIIEKMNRGGVILSDNVLWSGKVVEEVKPSDKHTQALLAYNQKLKDDPRLETVLLPIRDGITLSRVK
- the pncA gene encoding bifunctional nicotinamidase/pyrazinamidase — protein: MKALVIIDVQNDFMPSGALPVPKGDEVVAAINRELHKDYATVVATQDWHPADHLSFAANHKGKQAFEVIDLNGIAQVLWPTHCVQGSLGAALHPELDTRPIAAIFRKGMQREVDSYSAFFDNQRQHPTGLHGYLQEKGITELTFCGLAGDYCVAYSVNDALSLGYKVRLLTEGIRAINAEDFDRYRRQWGF